A DNA window from bacterium contains the following coding sequences:
- a CDS encoding biotin/lipoyl-containing protein: MKGYIAEIGDDRIRIEFPPEDHRVILNGRPVEYSHAWIGGTGHNLHLIVNGRSYDLRVEEEEGRLALTYVGNRYHCTVLDERLADLQRRAGLSDRPAGRTVVKAPMPGLVVKVLVEAGAQVQKGDRLLVLEAMKMENDVKAPRAGRVLSLSVNAGQAVEGGRELAVIE; this comes from the coding sequence ATGAAAGGTTATATCGCTGAAATCGGAGACGACCGCATCAGGATCGAATTTCCTCCCGAAGACCATCGGGTGATCCTCAATGGTCGCCCGGTCGAGTACTCTCACGCCTGGATCGGCGGCACCGGACACAACCTGCACCTGATCGTCAACGGCCGCTCCTATGATCTGCGCGTGGAAGAGGAAGAGGGGCGTTTGGCGCTGACTTACGTCGGCAATCGCTATCACTGCACCGTGCTTGATGAACGGCTGGCCGATCTGCAGCGGCGCGCTGGCCTCTCCGATCGCCCCGCCGGACGCACCGTGGTCAAGGCGCCGATGCCCGGATTGGTCGTGAAAGTCCTCGTCGAGGCGGGCGCGCAGGTGCAGAAGGGCGACCGGCTCCTGGTGCTCGAGGCGATGAAGATGGAAAACGATGTCAAGGCGCCGCGCGCCGGACGCGTATTATCCTTGTCGGTCAACGCCGGCCAGGCGGTCGAAGGCGGGCGTGAACTGGCGGTCATTGAATAG
- a CDS encoding NAD-dependent epimerase/dehydratase family protein, whose product MRIFVTGATGYIGMNVALALRRAGHEVWGLVRSAEKGVKLTRHEIHPVVGALDNITGFLDAAARCSVIVHAAEDKTDNERLDHQCLEAFLQIAGKGPQPKTLVYTSGVWVYGDTGNALIDETAPLNPVKLKPWRPAHEEMVLKAGNLRGIVIRPGCVYGRQGGMTGLWFKGPSEGKPPLVVGDGRNRWSMIHVDDVASGYVKAVESGRSSDIFNLTDRSRHTVLELATAAARAAGYQGTIPTMPMEEARAKFGLFADCLALDQHIDSRKAVRVLGWHPRHGGFLDAVSTYYQAWKAYQG is encoded by the coding sequence ATGCGCATCTTCGTCACCGGCGCCACCGGATACATCGGCATGAACGTTGCGCTTGCGCTGCGGCGCGCCGGCCATGAGGTCTGGGGACTGGTGCGTTCGGCGGAGAAGGGCGTTAAGCTGACCCGGCATGAGATTCATCCGGTTGTCGGCGCCCTCGACAACATCACCGGCTTCCTTGACGCCGCCGCCCGCTGTTCGGTCATCGTGCACGCCGCCGAGGACAAGACCGACAACGAGCGGCTCGACCACCAGTGCCTCGAGGCATTCCTCCAGATCGCCGGCAAGGGGCCGCAACCCAAGACGCTGGTCTACACCAGCGGCGTCTGGGTCTACGGCGACACCGGCAATGCGCTGATCGATGAGACCGCGCCGCTCAACCCGGTCAAACTCAAGCCATGGCGCCCCGCGCATGAGGAGATGGTGCTCAAGGCCGGCAACCTGCGCGGCATCGTCATCCGTCCGGGGTGTGTCTACGGTCGGCAGGGCGGGATGACCGGACTCTGGTTCAAGGGGCCCTCCGAAGGCAAACCGCCGCTGGTCGTCGGCGATGGACGCAACCGCTGGTCGATGATCCATGTCGACGACGTCGCCTCCGGTTACGTGAAGGCCGTGGAGAGCGGACGGTCGTCGGACATCTTCAACCTGACCGACCGCTCGCGCCACACCGTGCTGGAACTGGCCACCGCCGCGGCGCGTGCCGCCGGCTACCAAGGGACGATCCCGACCATGCCGATGGAGGAGGCGCGCGCCAAATTCGGCCTGTTCGCCGATTGCCTCGCGCTGGATCAGCACATCGACTCGCGCAAGGCCGTGCGTGTGCTCGGCTGGCATCCGCGTCACGGCGGCTTTCTCGATGCCGTCAGCACCTATTACCAGGCCTGGAAGGCCTATCAGGGTTGA
- a CDS encoding methylmalonyl-CoA mutase family protein, with protein MDDKPKAPPTTSSGIPIAPLYDRWPDGFDPSRDLGVPGHYPFTRGIYEGMYTRRLWTMRQYAGFGTARESNARYRHLLAQGQTGLSIAFDLPTQMGYDSDHRLARGEVGRTGVAIDGLWDMEVLLDQIPLEQVSISMTINATAAILLALVVAVAKRRGVPLDGLSGTIQNDILKEYIARGTYIYPPKPSMRLIADTIRYCHATLPRWNPISISGYHIREAGSTAAQEIAFTLANGIAYVDNARAAGLEVDDFAPRLSFFLNAHKNLFEEIAKFRCARRLWARIMKERYGARKAESMRFRFHTQTAGSTLTAQQPLVNVPRVTLQALAAVLGGTQSLHTNAYDEALALPTAESAELALRTQQVIAYESGAVETADPLAGSFFIESLTNELETRVTALLDAVDKLGGAVAAVETGYFAREIERSAVDYQRRIESGEMTVVGVNRFVKDETATIAIAQLDPALEREQCARLAAARAGRDAAQVAGALAQLETLARGDGHLMPQIVACVEAQATLGEIADTLRAVWGEYQRAQGG; from the coding sequence ATGGACGATAAACCAAAAGCCCCGCCCACCACGTCCTCCGGAATTCCCATTGCGCCGCTCTACGATCGCTGGCCCGATGGTTTCGATCCATCGCGTGATCTCGGCGTCCCCGGCCATTACCCCTTCACGCGTGGCATCTACGAGGGCATGTACACCCGGCGCCTGTGGACCATGCGCCAGTACGCCGGATTCGGCACCGCGCGCGAATCCAACGCCCGCTATCGCCATCTGCTTGCGCAGGGGCAGACCGGGCTGTCGATTGCTTTCGATCTGCCCACGCAGATGGGCTACGACTCCGACCACCGCCTGGCGCGCGGCGAAGTCGGCCGCACCGGCGTCGCCATCGACGGACTCTGGGACATGGAAGTCCTCCTCGATCAGATTCCGCTCGAACAGGTGTCGATCTCGATGACCATCAACGCGACCGCCGCCATCCTGCTGGCGCTGGTGGTCGCGGTCGCCAAACGGCGGGGTGTGCCCCTCGACGGGCTCTCCGGCACCATCCAGAACGACATCCTGAAGGAGTACATCGCCCGCGGCACTTACATCTATCCGCCGAAGCCGTCGATGCGGCTGATTGCCGACACGATCCGTTATTGCCACGCGACCCTGCCGCGCTGGAACCCGATTTCGATTTCCGGCTACCATATCCGCGAGGCCGGTTCCACCGCGGCGCAGGAGATCGCCTTCACCTTGGCCAATGGCATCGCCTACGTTGACAACGCGCGCGCCGCCGGGTTGGAGGTGGATGATTTCGCCCCGCGGCTGTCGTTCTTCCTGAACGCGCACAAGAATCTGTTCGAGGAAATCGCCAAGTTCCGCTGCGCCCGCCGCCTCTGGGCCCGGATCATGAAGGAACGCTACGGCGCGCGGAAAGCCGAGTCGATGCGCTTCCGCTTCCACACACAGACCGCCGGCTCCACGCTCACCGCCCAGCAGCCGCTGGTCAACGTTCCGCGCGTCACGCTGCAGGCGCTGGCGGCCGTTCTCGGCGGCACGCAGTCGCTGCACACCAACGCCTACGACGAAGCGCTCGCGCTTCCGACCGCCGAATCGGCCGAGCTGGCGCTGCGCACCCAGCAAGTGATCGCCTATGAGTCCGGCGCCGTCGAGACCGCCGACCCGCTCGCCGGCTCGTTCTTCATCGAATCACTGACCAACGAACTCGAAACGCGGGTGACCGCCCTGCTCGACGCGGTCGATAAACTCGGCGGCGCGGTCGCCGCCGTCGAAACGGGGTACTTTGCCCGCGAAATTGAGCGCTCTGCCGTCGACTACCAGCGACGCATCGAAAGTGGCGAGATGACCGTCGTCGGGGTCAATCGCTTCGTCAAAGACGAGACCGCGACGATTGCCATCGCCCAGCTGGATCCGGCGTTGGAGCGCGAGCAATGCGCGCGCCTGGCCGCCGCCCGCGCCGGCCGCGATGCGGCGCAGGTTGCCGGCGCGCTGGCGCAACTGGAGACGCTGGCGCGCGGCGACGGCCATCTGATGCCGCAAATCGTCGCCTGCGTCGAGGCACAGGCCACTCTCGGCGAGATCGCCGACACGCTCCGCGCAGTCTGGGGAGAATACCAACGCGCCCAAGGCGGGTGA
- the mce gene encoding methylmalonyl-CoA epimerase, producing MLKKIAHISIAVTNLDRACAFYHDVMGGEITDRHRVDDQKVEVAFVNFSAGTKIELIAPTREDSPVGRFLAKHGPGIHHICFETDNIEKQMAFLSDHGVKLIDAAPRRGAEHDKIAFVHPSSALGTLIELSEPLKK from the coding sequence ATGCTTAAGAAGATCGCCCATATCTCGATTGCCGTCACCAACCTCGATCGCGCCTGCGCCTTCTATCACGATGTCATGGGCGGCGAGATCACCGACCGTCACCGTGTCGACGACCAGAAGGTGGAGGTCGCCTTCGTCAACTTCTCCGCGGGCACCAAGATCGAGCTGATCGCGCCCACCCGGGAGGATTCGCCGGTCGGGCGGTTTCTGGCCAAGCATGGCCCCGGCATCCACCACATCTGTTTCGAGACCGACAACATCGAAAAGCAGATGGCCTTCCTGTCCGATCACGGCGTGAAACTGATCGACGCCGCCCCCCGTCGCGGGGCCGAGCACGACAAGATCGCGTTCGTGCACCCGTCCTCGGCGCTTGGCACGCTGATCGAATTGTCCGAGCCGCTGAAAAAATAG